One Oscillospiraceae bacterium genomic window, CGTTACGGCAAAGAGCAACCAGTGCCAAGGTGTTTTAACGGCTGTTTTGCGCAAATCGAGCAATGTGTAGAGCAGCAATGCTGTCACCGCCGCGCTGATGCCGCGCATGGCGCCCTGTACCCACGCATAGCCAATGAACCGATCGTAAAGCAAAGCGACGGGAATCAGCACAAAAAAAGGCGGCAGTATAATAGCCAATGCACCCAACCACGCACCCAACCAGCCACACAGTTTATGCCCGACCAAAAAAGCGGCATACACGCCGGGAAGCCCCGGCGGCGCTTGCGCCAAGGCAAACAGGTCTGTCAATTCTTCTTTGGTCATCCATTGATGGCGTTCAACATACTCGGCGTTCATCTGCCCGAGAATGACGAAACCGCCACCAAAGGTAAGCGTACCGATTTTGAGTGTGGAGAGAAAGAAGTTTAGTCTTTTTGCTTCGCATTTTGCCATAATATCTGCCCTTCATACATATTTCATGCACAGCGAGCAATTCATGCCTTATGCTCGGTTGGCGTTGATTAAGCATCCTGCCAGCAATATATGCAGTTCATCGTCGGTCAGGTTGGGCAATGCCAACTTGATGATGCTCTCGTTGCCGCCGGTACAGTTGACTTTGGCTGTGAATTCGCGCTGTCCGGCAAGCAGGCCATCACGTACGCCTTTGATTTCAACCATGTCACCAGCTTGCAATTGTATTTCACCCGATTCCGTGCCCAATTCAGTGCAAATAAAGGGCAGCATACCCCAGTTGATTAAATTGCTGCGGTAGCGTTTGGTGGCGTATTCGCGGGCGATGTTTGCCATGCCGCCGAGAACGCGCTGGCAGCTGGCAGCCTGCTCACGTGCACTGCCGTCGCCGGGACGCAACGCGACAACGACGCTGCCGATACTACACTCTTGTGCCGCTTTGGCGCGCTTAACATATTCAGGGTCACGGCGCGACAGTGTGAATTCGGCCAGGCGTAAGGGGGTGGAACGGTAGGATGACGTTTCCCCGCTGGGGATAAGTTCATCGGTCGTTGTTACATCGTCGTAGAGGGCTGAGGCGACGGCCACAACAATGTCGTTGGGCAAAGCGGGCATTTCGGGCCAGTCGGCGATGTTCGGGCCAAAACGCAAAGTCTCGTCGGCATTAGGCTTATTTACGCCGCGGTAAACGCGGGCACGATAGCTGCTGTCATCGAAACGATAGCTTTCGCCGGTGTCCTCCACAGGCGGGTTTGGCAAAGTATCGGCCGCCGTCAACACACCGCCGTTGAGAGCTGTTGCGGCGATCGAGCGGGCGTCCATAAGCGCAACGTAGGCGCTCTGCTTTTCAGAAGATTTACTGCCTTCGCGGTTAGGGAAGTTGCGCGTGGCGTGGCGAATGGAAAAACCGCCGTTGCGCGGCACGTCACCGGCGCCAAAGCAGGGCCCGCAGAAAGCTGAGCGAATCATGGCGCCTGCGGCAGTGAGTGCGCTGAGTTCTTGAGTCAGTGCCACGCCCATCGGCACACTGGCAGGGTAGACACTTAGGGCAAAGTCACCGTTGCCGGTGTTTCCGCCGTTGAGGATTTTTGCGGCGGCGATGATATTGTTGGGCAGACCGCCACTGCATCCACCGATGTAGGCTTGATCGACTGTGAACTTTCCATCGATGAGCTTATCAGTCAAATCGGGCGGGCTGTCGAGCTGCCATAACTCTTGGGCGCGTAGGCCAATGCCGCGCAAGTGTTCTTGCGGCGATTGGATAAATTCGTGTATGGGCAACGCCAACGATGGGTGGAATGGCAACGCCAGCATGGGCCGGATTTTCGATAACTCTATGTCAATAAAGTCGTCGTAATAACATGGTGTATTTGGGGTTAGCTGCTTGTAGTCATTTTCGCGGCCGTGGACAGCCAGCCAATGGCGTGTTTTTTCGTCTGTCTGCCAGATGGAAGAGAGACAAGTTGTCTCGGTCGTCATGACATCAATGCCATTGCGCATGTCAATACTCATCTTGCTAATGCCATCACCAATGAATTCCAACACGGCGTTTTTAACGATGCCTTTTGCGAACACCGCGCCGATGAGCGACAACGCTATGTCTTGCGGACCGACGCCGGGATTGATTTCGCCTTGAAAATTGACGGCTACGACGCGGGGTGGAGCGATATCATAGGTTTTGCCCAACAGTTGCTTCGCCAGTTCGCCGCCGCCTTCGCCGATGCCCAGCGTTCCGAGCGGGCCGTAACGCGTGTGACTGTCGGAGCCCAGAATCATTTTGCCGCCGCCGGCGTAAACTTCACGCGTATATTGGTGAATGACGGCCATATGTGCAGGTACGTACTCGCCGCCGAATTTCTTGGCGGCAGACAACCCGAAAGCGTGGTCGTCTTCGTTGATCGTGCCGCCGACAGCACAAAGGCTGTTGTGACAGTTTGTCAAGACATATGGCAAGGGGAATTCTTTCAGCCCTGATGCCCGTGCCGTTTGGATGATGCCGACATAAGTGATGTCATGGGATGCCATGGCGTCTACTTTAAGTTTGAAAAGGTTGGGGTCAGTTGATGTGTTATGGGCGTTTAAGATATCGTATGCCATCGTGTTGGCACGGAGAGCTTTTTGTTGGTCATTGGCTGTGGACACTGTCTGCCCGTCGTAAATGACGGGGTTTCCCGTAATTTTAATCATGTCTTTTCTCCTTTGCGTGTTCACTTTCTGTATGTAGTATACCACAAAGGCGTTTGTTTGTCGAGTAGAAGGCGTGCAAAGACACACATTATGCCGACACGAAAGCAGACGACCGATGGTCGCCCCTACACTGCATTTTAGTACATTTTCTATTGTGATATGGCGCGGGCGCTTGATATTTATCGGACGATATAGTAATATGTCAGTGTTACGTATGATTTAACTGCATATTTTGGAGGAAGTGTGTATGCACGCTCACAGTCTACAAGTCGGAGAAACAGTCTTTGCGCTTTGGGCGCCGGACGGATTCTATTATCCCAGCATTATTCAACAGGCGCTTGACAACGATGAGTATAAAATCTCATTCTTGGACGGCCATACAGGCCAAATGTCAAGCACACATATTGTAAAACTGCAAGAAGCCCTCAGTAGCATGAAAATTCAGAGCAACTGGGGCAATTTCGGCACTTTTTACCCGGGAACACTTTCGGGTACGCAAGAACCCTTTACAATACACTATGATGACGGCGATATTTCGCGCCGCACAAAATTGAGGCAACTGCGCGGGATAAGAGCTGTGGCGCCTGCTGCATCTGACCATGCTGCGCAGGCACAACCTCCGTCGCAAGTGGTAAGTTTTCGCTGTGACGCCTGTACTGCACCACTGGATATAGGTACAGCGGTGCGCGGCCAACCGGTCGTGTGTAAATATTGCGGAACGCAGAACATGGTGCTATAAAACAAAGCGGACGATGGCTGTTGTTCGCTTTTATTTTCATCCAACGTTAACACGGTTATAAACGTCTCTTTCCACTAAACACTTAAGTGCCGCAAAAGGTTTGATATCTGCAGGAGGTTGGCTCTGGCCGCCGGGAGTACTCTTTTGATTCCTCATAGGGGTTTCGCAAAGCTTCAAGCAAGCTTTCCATCACTGAAAAATTTCCCTGTTCTGCAGCGGACAGAGCTTCTTCTACATGATGATTTCTTGGGATAACAGCGGGATTGTGCTTTTTCACCCTATCTATCGCCTCTTTTAGGCTTTGCGGCTGCCGACTTAGCTTGGCTTGCCATTTTTCATGCCAGAGGGCAAGCTCGGGCATTTCAGTTAATGGCGATATTTCTTGGTCGGCGGAAGACAGAGCTCGAAAGGTGCTTGTATAATCTAAAGCATGTGTTTGCATTAATCTCAACAACTCTTCAGCAAGAGCAACATCTTGCGGCTCGTCAGAAACGATCCCCAGCTTGGCCCGCATGCCAGCTAGCCAGTTTTCATGATAGCACGCCCAATACTTGTCTATCTCTCGTTGCGCCAATTTCACAGCTTCGTTTTGATCATCGTCAATTAAGGGCAACAAATCCTCTGCAAATCTTGATAGATTCCAGGCTCCCATCGCGGGCTGATTGTTATACGCATAGCGACCCGCTATATCGATGGAGCTGAAAGTACTATTCGGATCATACGTATCCATAAAAGCACAGGGGCCATAGTCTATTGTTTCGCCTGAGATGGTCATATTGTCTGTGTTCATCACACCATGGATAAATCCAACCAACTGCCATTTTGCGATTAGGGATGCTTGGTTCCGAGCCACTTCCCGTAAGAGCAAAAGATACTTGTTTGGAGCGTTTTCAAACCAAGGGAAATGACGTTGGATACAGTAGTCTGCGAGCCTCTGCAGATCTTTCTCTGTGCCATAAACAGCTGCATAGTCAAATGTGCCCACCCTAACATGACTTGATGCTACCCGTGTTAAAACAGCACCTTGTAAAACCTTTTCTCTGACAACGTCTTTTCCGGTAAGAGCAACGGCCAAAGCGCGCGTTGTGGGAATACCTAAAAAGAACATGGCCTGACTGATAATATACTCTCTCAGCATGGGCAAGAGGGCGGCTTGCCCGTCGCCGCGCCGGGAATACGGCGTCTTTCCTGACCCTTTCAGCTGGATATCAAATCTTTGGCCGTCCGGCGCAATATGTTCCCCAAGCAAAACTGCACGACCATCTCCCAACATGGTAAAATGACCGAATTGATGGCCGGCATACGCTTGAGATATAGGGTCGGCTCCATCGGGCAACACTGTGCCGGTAAATATTCCGGGCTTGCTTTTTAGTGCATCTGCATTTAGTCCCATGTTTCTAGCAAGCTCTTGATTAAACATAACCAGTTTTGACTTAGAAGCCGCCGCCGGCGTTTGGTTGTGATAAAATGTTTTGGGAAGCTTTATATAGGTGTTTTCAAAATTCCAGCCTTCAGTTGACATATTGTAGTATCCTCTCGAAAAGATTCTGTCTGTTCAGCAATTATTATTCACGTCATCACCGTGTCTTAGTCATTTACATGAAAGCCGGCAGCCGCCTGTTGCCACTGTCGATTGACAAATGGTTTTTCAGATATTATAATAGATTGGTTCAAAGTGAGCATGTTATCTGACAAGCGACGACTTGAATTTGACGTTATTGATATGCCGCGCCGGAAAGCATTTCGCTTCGCTTGGGTAAATGGTTGCGCGGCCGTGTTTTGGAGGCTTTTACCATGTTGGATATTTTACGTCTATTAGAACAAGATTGCACGCTGACGCCTGTGCAAATTTCCGCCATGACGGGGCATGATATATCAGAGGTGGAGCGTGTCATTACCGACTGTCAAGAGAAAGGCATTATCTTGGGCTATAAAGCTAAAATCGATTGGGATAAGACCCGGCAGGAAACAGTGACGGCCATTATTGATGTGTCAGTGACGCCACAGCGCGGCAGCGGGTTTGACCGCGTTGCCGAACGCATTTACCAGTACGACGAAGTCGAGAGCTTGTACCTCGTATCGGGCGGGCACGATTTTTCTATTGTTATCAACGGGCGTACGATTAAGGAAGTGGCGCTCTTCGTTGCCGAAAAGCTGTCGCAGCTCGAAAATGTTACCAGCACGGCGACACACTTTATGTTGCGGCGCTATAAGGAAAACGGTGTAATTTTTGCCCATCCAACGGATGAACAGGAAAGGATGAGCCTGCTGTGAGTTTCTCTTTTGCCCTTGGAAGACAGGCACAGGCGCTTCCACCATCTCCCATTCGCCGCTTTTTTGATTTGGTTGAGCAGAACAAAGACGCCATCAGCCTCGGCATTGGTGAACCTGACTTTGTTACGCCCTACCCTATCCGTGATGAAGGCATTTTTACGCTGGAAAAAGGGTATACAAAATACACGCCCAACGCAGGGCTGACGCTGCTGCGCCAAGAGGTTTCGGCATATATGGCGCGGCATTTTGGACTTACTTATGATTATGCCAATGAGATTTTAATCACAGTCGGCGGCAGTGAGGCCATTGACTTGGGCTTGCGAGCTTTGCTCAACACGGGCGATGAGGTGCTGATTCCCGAACCTTCTTTTGTTTGTTATGCGCCGTTGACACAGTTGGCGGGCGGCGTGCCTGTCGGCATTGAAACAATTGCGGCAGAAAATTTTCGACTGACTGCCGACCGTCTGAAAGCCGCCATCACGCCCAGAACTAAAGTGTTGGTTTTGCCGTTTCCCTGCAATCCCACAGGCGCCATTATGGAACACGCCGATTTAGAGGCTATTGCCCAAGTGCTGTGCGGCACGGATATTGTCGTGCTGTCCGATGAGCTTTACGCCGGCTTGACGTATGGCGTATCACATATTTCGATTGCCACCGTTGATAACATGCGTGAGCGAACGCTAGTTGTCAACGGACTGTCTAAATCTCACGCTATGACGGGCTGGCGTATGGGGTTTGCGTGCGCACCGCCGCCACTGATTGCACAGATGACGCGCATCCACCAATACGCCATTATGAGCGCGCCGACGATGAGCCAGTATGCCGCGATTATTGCGTTGCGCGACAGTGACGACAGCGTGGAACAAATGCGACAGGCTTATGACCAGCGCCGCCGCTTGGTGTTGAATGCATTTGAAACAATGAACCTGCCCTGTTTTGAGCCACAGGGCGCATTTTATGCTTTCCCCGATATTCGCGGCACGGGGCTGTCAAGTTTTGCGTTTTGCGAGCGCTTGTTGACCAAATATAAGGTTGCCGTCATCCCCGGCGACGGATTTGGAGGTTGCGGCGAGGGCTTTGTGCGAATTTGCTACGCGGTTGATGTCGGACTATTGACAGAGGCATTGCGGCGGATTGAAGCATTTATTAAGGGGTTGTAAGGGCGAACAGCGTGCAGGCAAACCCCGTCCGTTGGTGATGGAAAGGATTATTGCCATGATTCACTTGCGAGAAATTGACGAAAGCAACTGGCTTGATTGCATTGATTTGAAACACGAAGACGAGCGATTTGTCGGTAGTCCGGCGTTTATATTGGCCGATGCGTATGTGTCAAGGCATTACATGACGGCATATGCCTTTTATATGGGCGAAACCATCGTCGGTATGACGCTTTTGCAGAACGAGCCAACAAACCATGAAAAAGGCTACGCCTTCACCGAATTTTTTATCGACGACCGCCACTTACGCAAGGGCTACGGCCGCCAAGCAGTTGGATTTTGCTTAGAGAAATTGAGAGAAAACGGCTTTGCTGTTGCCAAAGTGTGCGTTGAAGAAAAAAACGATATTTGCTTGGCCTTTTGCAGAAGCTGTGGTTTCACTGAGAGCAGACGCACAGATTGGGATAGCCGCTATATTGATTTTTCGATGATTTTATAGGGGCGATATTTCATCGCCCAGAATTAATTCAATACTTTCGGGCGGCGGGATGCTGCCCCTATACGAGGATTATCATGATTCAAAAAATTGCCGCCATCCCTTGTCATACATACGCCCAAGCAGAAGTTGACACCGCTGTTACACGGATATTCAAAGCGTTCGGCGGGGCGGCAGCGATTGCCAAGACGGGGCATCGTGTCTGCATTAAGCCCAATTTGCTTATGCCGCGCAAGCCTGAAGATGCTACGACAACACATCCGGCTGTTGTTTCTGCGGTGACTCGGCAGTTTACGGCGCTGGGCTGTACGGTGGAGATTGCCGACTCTTGCGGCGGGCCTTATAATGCCGCTATGTCCAAGCTGCTTTACCGCAAAACCGGCATGGCGCAAGTTGCCGAAGACACCGGCGCGATCATCCGCTACGACGGCGAAACAACAGCGTCTGAAGTGCCGCTGGCCGCGGGTGCGGCGCGTAAGTTCCATATCATTCAGCCGATTGTTGACGCCGATGTGATTATTAACATTGCCAAACTCAAAACCCACGGACTGGGGCATTATACCGGCGCGGTCAAAAATATGTATGGCGTGGTGGCGGGCCTGCAAAAAGCCAAGGGGCATGCGGCGTTTAAGTCTCGGCAAGAGTTTTTCGCTTGCCTGCTCGACTTGTATCAACATATCACGCCACAATTTAACATCATCGACGGCATTGTTGGCATGGAGGGTGACGGTCCGAGTGGCGGCACGCCCAGGTCAGCCAATGTGCTGCTAGGCGGTATTGACGGTCACGTGCTGGATCAATTCGCCGT contains:
- a CDS encoding chromate transporter codes for the protein MAKCEAKRLNFFLSTLKIGTLTFGGGFVILGQMNAEYVERHQWMTKEELTDLFALAQAPPGLPGVYAAFLVGHKLCGWLGAWLGALAIILPPFFVLIPVALLYDRFIGYAWVQGAMRGISAAVTALLLYTLLDLRKTAVKTPWHWLLFAVTLALALFTGINVMWLMLGGAIVGLLPLLRRGGRPRLSIHDPKDGGPS
- a CDS encoding hydratase, encoding MIKITGNPVIYDGQTVSTANDQQKALRANTMAYDILNAHNTSTDPNLFKLKVDAMASHDITYVGIIQTARASGLKEFPLPYVLTNCHNSLCAVGGTINEDDHAFGLSAAKKFGGEYVPAHMAVIHQYTREVYAGGGKMILGSDSHTRYGPLGTLGIGEGGGELAKQLLGKTYDIAPPRVVAVNFQGEINPGVGPQDIALSLIGAVFAKGIVKNAVLEFIGDGISKMSIDMRNGIDVMTTETTCLSSIWQTDEKTRHWLAVHGRENDYKQLTPNTPCYYDDFIDIELSKIRPMLALPFHPSLALPIHEFIQSPQEHLRGIGLRAQELWQLDSPPDLTDKLIDGKFTVDQAYIGGCSGGLPNNIIAAAKILNGGNTGNGDFALSVYPASVPMGVALTQELSALTAAGAMIRSAFCGPCFGAGDVPRNGGFSIRHATRNFPNREGSKSSEKQSAYVALMDARSIAATALNGGVLTAADTLPNPPVEDTGESYRFDDSSYRARVYRGVNKPNADETLRFGPNIADWPEMPALPNDIVVAVASALYDDVTTTDELIPSGETSSYRSTPLRLAEFTLSRRDPEYVKRAKAAQECSIGSVVVALRPGDGSAREQAASCQRVLGGMANIAREYATKRYRSNLINWGMLPFICTELGTESGEIQLQAGDMVEIKGVRDGLLAGQREFTAKVNCTGGNESIIKLALPNLTDDELHILLAGCLINANRA
- a CDS encoding DUF4537 domain-containing protein; translation: MHAHSLQVGETVFALWAPDGFYYPSIIQQALDNDEYKISFLDGHTGQMSSTHIVKLQEALSSMKIQSNWGNFGTFYPGTLSGTQEPFTIHYDDGDISRRTKLRQLRGIRAVAPAASDHAAQAQPPSQVVSFRCDACTAPLDIGTAVRGQPVVCKYCGTQNMVL
- a CDS encoding YdiU family protein, producing the protein MSTEGWNFENTYIKLPKTFYHNQTPAAASKSKLVMFNQELARNMGLNADALKSKPGIFTGTVLPDGADPISQAYAGHQFGHFTMLGDGRAVLLGEHIAPDGQRFDIQLKGSGKTPYSRRGDGQAALLPMLREYIISQAMFFLGIPTTRALAVALTGKDVVREKVLQGAVLTRVASSHVRVGTFDYAAVYGTEKDLQRLADYCIQRHFPWFENAPNKYLLLLREVARNQASLIAKWQLVGFIHGVMNTDNMTISGETIDYGPCAFMDTYDPNSTFSSIDIAGRYAYNNQPAMGAWNLSRFAEDLLPLIDDDQNEAVKLAQREIDKYWACYHENWLAGMRAKLGIVSDEPQDVALAEELLRLMQTHALDYTSTFRALSSADQEISPLTEMPELALWHEKWQAKLSRQPQSLKEAIDRVKKHNPAVIPRNHHVEEALSAAEQGNFSVMESLLEALRNPYEESKEYSRRPEPTSCRYQTFCGT
- a CDS encoding Lrp/AsnC family transcriptional regulator, with product MLDILRLLEQDCTLTPVQISAMTGHDISEVERVITDCQEKGIILGYKAKIDWDKTRQETVTAIIDVSVTPQRGSGFDRVAERIYQYDEVESLYLVSGGHDFSIVINGRTIKEVALFVAEKLSQLENVTSTATHFMLRRYKENGVIFAHPTDEQERMSLL
- a CDS encoding aminotransferase class I/II-fold pyridoxal phosphate-dependent enzyme, which codes for MSFSFALGRQAQALPPSPIRRFFDLVEQNKDAISLGIGEPDFVTPYPIRDEGIFTLEKGYTKYTPNAGLTLLRQEVSAYMARHFGLTYDYANEILITVGGSEAIDLGLRALLNTGDEVLIPEPSFVCYAPLTQLAGGVPVGIETIAAENFRLTADRLKAAITPRTKVLVLPFPCNPTGAIMEHADLEAIAQVLCGTDIVVLSDELYAGLTYGVSHISIATVDNMRERTLVVNGLSKSHAMTGWRMGFACAPPPLIAQMTRIHQYAIMSAPTMSQYAAIIALRDSDDSVEQMRQAYDQRRRLVLNAFETMNLPCFEPQGAFYAFPDIRGTGLSSFAFCERLLTKYKVAVIPGDGFGGCGEGFVRICYAVDVGLLTEALRRIEAFIKGL
- a CDS encoding GNAT family N-acetyltransferase translates to MKHLLRGCKGEQRAGKPRPLVMERIIAMIHLREIDESNWLDCIDLKHEDERFVGSPAFILADAYVSRHYMTAYAFYMGETIVGMTLLQNEPTNHEKGYAFTEFFIDDRHLRKGYGRQAVGFCLEKLRENGFAVAKVCVEEKNDICLAFCRSCGFTESRRTDWDSRYIDFSMIL
- a CDS encoding DUF362 domain-containing protein, with amino-acid sequence MIQKIAAIPCHTYAQAEVDTAVTRIFKAFGGAAAIAKTGHRVCIKPNLLMPRKPEDATTTHPAVVSAVTRQFTALGCTVEIADSCGGPYNAAMSKLLYRKTGMAQVAEDTGAIIRYDGETTASEVPLAAGAARKFHIIQPIVDADVIINIAKLKTHGLGHYTGAVKNMYGVVAGLQKAKGHAAFKSRQEFFACLLDLYQHITPQFNIIDGIVGMEGDGPSGGTPRSANVLLGGIDGHVLDQFAVWLTHLDESKVFTLVDAQKRGILEDTPPRAPHDVERVRFRQPSTDKNSTIILRTLLPRRLRNYLRDRRMPYPHVIGAKCTGCADCRRICPEEAIEVAGKKAHILREKCIRCLCCHEVCPPKAMELKR